One genomic region from Pyxicephalus adspersus chromosome 1, UCB_Pads_2.0, whole genome shotgun sequence encodes:
- the LOC140338842 gene encoding neuron navigator 1-like, translating to MMQRKVKPPSGVGPGRSAELRVFRGNSAVHESRLPGAPLRRQRSLTNLSVLTDAEKKLRLCGPDWCDDLSAAPSAKNLITAPASPAMSRALSRSEHSLLQPRTPSRIPRGPYAEVKPLSKTTDSTSGSSATEDSSKEASDDKKTFLKVDPELVVTVLGDLEQLLFSQMLGKANSAAIG from the coding sequence ATGATGCAGAGGAAGGTGAAGCCCCCCTCGGGGGTGGGACCGGGACGCTCAGCGGAGTTGCGAGTTTTTCGTGGCAATAGCGCAGTCCATGAATCTCGCCTGCCTGGAGCACCCCTTAGGCGCCAACGTTCCCTCACCAATCTGTCTGTATTAACAGACGCAGAGAAGAAACTTCGTCTTTGTGGACCGGACTGGTGCGATGATTTGTCTGCCGCCCCTTCTGCCAAAAACCTTATTACAGCCCCAGCGTCCCCAGCTATGTCTAGGGCACTGTCTCGCTCAGAACACTCTCTACTTCAACCACGGACACCTAGTCGAATTCCGCGAGGTCCTTATGCTGAAGTTAAGCCACTTAGTAAAACTACAGACTCAACTTCTGGTAGTTCTGCCACTGAAGATTCTTCAAAGGAGGCCTCTGATGACAAGAAGACTTTCCTAAAGGTGGATCCAGAGCTAGTGGTGACGGTTTTAGGGGATTTGGAGCAGCTTCTCTTCAGCCAGATGTTGGGTAAGGCAAATTCTGCAGCAATTGGCTAG